From the genome of Triticum aestivum cultivar Chinese Spring chromosome 1A, IWGSC CS RefSeq v2.1, whole genome shotgun sequence:
GGGAATTATGAAACCAAGAATGTGTCACCGTCTTGGTGAGCGTCGCCGACGTGCGGTTTCGGGCCCATTTTTTTCCCTGCGATTATTGTGAGGTACTCTTTCAAATTGTCTAGAGATCGACGGGGCCACTCGATCTTTGGGGCAACCTGGTCCGTAGCCGTCCGTTTCAAGAACTGTCGTACCCATCTCCTCCAGAATAATATCTAATTTCTGCCCTTGTATGTTTGTATGCTTGTATGGACACAAGATGCCATAGGATGGATCAATTATAGTAGTTTGATTGATACGGGTTCCTCACAAAATTTGTGTTAAATAACCTCTCCTATATTACTTCAAAAATACGCTGAGATTTTGTCTTTCACCGAGTCCCCCCTCCCAATCCCACCCCCACATTATGCTCTCCTCACTCACACCGGCTCTATATTTCGTTTTAGAGGCCAGTTTCTTTTCTCAAACCGTCTTCGGTAATACGTTTTGAATAAAAGCCCAAATATATTTGGCAAGCCGTTCAATACACATCAATCAACGTATATAGTCCATTTTTCAGGTACGAATCATGGTAATTTACCTGCCTATTTTAACTGTAGCTAGTACAAATCTTGGTCACTAAATGCGAATCAACAACTTCTGTTTTGGtaacaatttttattgcttgtagCAGCACACCTGCATATCTAGTCAAGGTAGAATTATGAAGACTGTGAAGTAAAAAGGCGGAACTAGATCTAGAACCACTATGAAGAGAACCAACCAGAGTTTGAGGTGGCTAATTCCTAGTCCACTCGTGATCAAACTCCAAAGTTGACACTCAGTGTGTTTTATTAAGACGAATTATATTCATTTGACAAGGGACATGGCATTTTTGTTGATACGGAAATGCATGTGTTAATTTCCTCGAGTTTGAAACCCCTAGCATTTGTTCTTCATTAGATTACATTCGAAAAACATATAGCCATGCCAGTGTTGCTTTGTCATCGAAGTGCACTTGGACGTGCTTCATGCCATTGCACTAAAAATGTCTCGAATTTTGATTTAGCTTCACTGCCAAAGTTGATTCCAAGTAGCTGTTTGTTTGAGCTCCTGATTTTTCCTACAAGAGACTGTTGACTAAAGATGAAATAGACAAGGCATAAGCAATATGAACTGAAATTTTATTTCAAGCCCAGGTTTCATGACACATACATAATCCTTTGGCGCCATTCGAATTCATATGCCTCCCTGGTACATATGCCCACATATTGTTGTCATACAATCTCGTAGTGTGGCCAACAGAATACATATCGAAACATCTGATGTAGAATATGCGAGTCTATCGTGGGCCAATCGATCGTGATGCCTTGTCCCACGAAAACCAACTAGCCTGGCTGTATGCGTCCGCGCGCACACAACGGCATGACACGGTTGGCGTCCTCCCTTGATGATGGTGGTGGATGTCACGTCTATTTGTCTGTCGCCGCAAACCTCtcccgtccctcatccaccactcCCATCGTGATCAAAATCACCCCACCTCCCCGAAGTAGATCTAGCCGTAAAATGTAGAAGTAACTGTAAATGAAAGACGCGAGAAGCGAGGCAATCGAATCCAATCAATGTCTACCTTTTATGCTATCGGTCGAGTCCGCTACACCAAAACAAATTCGGGTCTATTCATAAGACATGCTGAAAACTTTGCCAAAACTTTGCTCATAAACCTCCTCTCAAGCTTGGAACCCAGGTAAAAACTTTCTTTAAAAAAAATGGAGGTAAAAACCTCAGGGGAACCTCCTTATTCACCTTGGATCCTACAGATTCTTCTACAAAAGATATTCTACAACCAGTGGAACCCCCATCATGCAAGGCGAGACACGATTCAAAACACGGAACATGGGGAGTCTGAAATTCCGTATAGTACTCTGCTGCAAGCTGGTACACCACACTACACCACACCCCCTTGGAATCTAGCAGGGCCATCAGTTTTGGAGCGAGCATGTGACAGCGCACCACGGATCCTCCCTAAACAAATGAATTAATAGCACAAGTACAAAGTGGCTGGTTGTCGCACACGagacgagcgggagagagagggttGGATCCGGGCTCGCCCGCCCCATTCAATAATTCCCATATGCGGCCCTGCCCCTCCGCCAGGCCCGCGGCTGGCCCACCCGTCAACGGGCGCTCCACGCGCGCGCCCACCCGCACCGccggctgacgcgtgggcccgtccgcaccggggccccacgaggcagcgTCGCGGCGGCCTTTCCCGCAGCGGCCCGCGGAGGAATATCGTAGAGAAATCGGAGGCTGCCTCGGAGGCCACCAGATGATAGTAGTCGACAGAGTCCCCACCCCACACTCACGCACACTCCTCCTCATCTCGCCCGGGGCGAAATCGACGCCACAGCGGGAGGGAAAAGGCTTCCGGGGTTGGCAGGGATTCCGCCTCTTATACGCCTGCCCGCCTCGCCAGATTCCTCACAGCTTCCCTGCCCCGAGCGGAGATCCTGAACTCCGGAGGCCGTCGTCGGGTAAGCGAAGCTCTGCCCCTGCTTGTTCCGTGTGTGCGTGGAGCAGAGGCGGCCGTGGCCGGCTGCTTCTGTCGATTCTGATTTGTTCTTGGGTGTTGTTGTTTTTTATATCTTACGAGCTTTGCCGTGCTGACGGGTGGTGCTGTTGTTGGTGGTGATTGTGCTGTGCAGGGGTAAGATTCGGCGGCCATGTCGGGCGCCGTGCTGGTCGCCATAGCGGCGTCCATCGGGAACCTGCTGCAGGGGTGGGATAATGCGACCATTGCAGGTAATTCGTTCGTTCGTGCCGCCGGAAAAGCAGCTGCTCTTTCGACGCCGTTGGGATACTCTTTATGCTGTTGCGCTTCCCAGGGGCCCGTGTTGTTAGGTAGAGGCAGCAATTATTGGGAATCTTGCCGGCTCCGATCACGACGGATTTGGTGgagctgcatgtagtagtagtagtggtagtaaAAACAAATATTCTTTCTTGTTCAACGATCTTTTAAAACCGATCAAGCAGCCGAAACGAAATCCTCGCAAGATTTCCGACTTCTCTGAACGGATCCGTCTCATGCGCGATCTGCGCATCTGAACCATGATAATTCAGTCTGCGTCGACATGTTCTGAATTCTGAACTGATGCTGATGCCTTGACTTCACGCTGACCATGTTGACTTGCTGCTGTGATCTCTGCAGGTGCCGTCCTGTACATAAAGAAGGAGTTCAGCTTGGAGACCCAGCCCTTGATCGAGGGCCTCATCGTGGCCATGTCGCTCATCGGGGCGACGGTTATCACCACGTTCTCCGGGGCGGTGGCTGATGCTGTTGGCAGGCGGCCCCTGCTGATCGCCTCGTCTGTCCTCTACTTTGTCAGTGGCCTGGTGATGCTCTGGGCGCCCAACGTCTATGTGTTGCTCTTGGCCAGGCTCATCGACGGGTTCGGTATCGGTTTGGCTGTCACCCTTGTCCCTCTTTACATTTCGGAGACCGCCCCGACTGACATTAGAGGGCTGCTGAACACGCTGCCGCAGTTCAGTGGGTCAGGAGGGATGTTCCTTTCTTACTGCATGGTGTTCACCATGTCGCTCATGCCGCAGCCTGACTGGAGAATCATGCTTGGGGTTTTGTCGATCCCGTCGCTTATGTACTTTGCATTGACTGTCTTCTATTTGCCCGAGTCGCCGAGATGGCTTGTGAGCAAAGGAAGAATGGCCGAGGCCAAGCGAGTGTTGCAAGGACTGCGGGGAAGGGAAGATGTCTCAGGTTTGTCTGTCTTCTCTAAATACTTACTAGTCTGACAGGCATAAAATCTCCGATGATCTTACCCATGTGGGATTAACTGTGCAGGAGAAATGGCCCTTCTTGTTGAAGGATTGGGTGTTGGGAAAGACACACATTTTGAGGAATACATAATTGGGCCTGATGATGAGCTTGCTGATGACGGGCTGGCTCCAGATGAAGAGAAGTTGAAGCTGTACGGAGCTGAAGAAGGGGTATCTTGGATCGCCCGTCCTGTTAGGGGCGGCGGCCAAAGTGCACTTGGAAGCGCCTTGGGTCTCATGTCTCGTCATGGGAGTATGGTTAGTCAGGGTAAATCTCTCGTGGACCCACTTGTCACTCTCTTCGGAAGTGTCCATGAGAAGATGCCTGAGGTAATGGGGAGCATGCGCAGCACATTGTTTCCTAACTTTGGCAGCATGTTTAGCGTGGCGGAACAGCAGCAGGCTAAAGCTGACTGGGATGCTGAGAgtcatagggatgatgaagattaTGCATCGGATCATGGTGCTGATGACATTGAGGATAGCCTCAATAGCCCGCTTATTTCTCGTCAAGCGACAAGCGTGGAGGGTAAGGAGATTGCTGCACCTCATGGAAGCATAATGGGTGGTGTGGGAAGAAGTAGCAGCATGCAGGGAGGGGAGGCAGTAAGCAGCATGGGCATTGGTGGGGGGTGGCAGTTAGCTTGGAAGTGGACTGAGAGAGAAGGTGCAGATGGGCAAAAGGAAGGTGGCTTCCAGCGTATTTACTTGCATGAGGAGGGCGTGTCTGGTGATCGGAGGGGCTCTATATTGTCTATGCCAGGAGGTGATATTCCTCCTGGTGGTGAGTATATCCAGGCAGCCGCTCTAGTGAGCCAACCTGCCCTTTATTCGAAGGACCTGATAGAGCAGCAGCTTGCTGGTCCTGCCATGGTACATCCATCTGAGGCAGTTGCCAAGGGTACAAAGTGGGCAGAACTATTTGAACCTGGAGTGAAGCATGCACTGTTCGTTGGCATAGGATTACAGATCCTGCAGCAGGTCAGCCGTTTTTGCCTTTCTGCTGCATATAAATATCAATGTATGCACTGCTAAGTGCTCTTGACAACTAATTTAGCACACACGTTTCTTATAGATCTAGTATTTAACAGTCTTTTTTTTCTCTTCAAACTAAAACTTTATAATAATATAACATCATGCTGTTGCGTCCTGCCCATGGCTTCTTGTTGAAGTTCTTACCTTCAGCCTTATTGCGAGAAAAAAAAATGCTTTGCTGCCTATGGTAAGCAACACCGATATCAGGTTGCTGTAGTTTTCTGAAGTAAATAAACTTGATAAGCTGATAATGCTAATCTGGATAACATAATTTTGCTTATCAAACTGTGATATGCTACTAATATTCCTTTAGTCCTTCGCACAAGTAAGATCAATTTTGATCTTGTGGTAGAAAGTATAAAAAGAAAGGTGGTGCGGTAGAAACACATAATAACATTCTTATTGTTGTGTATGGTTGTAGCGTTCCTAGAATAACAATATTTCAAATTGTGACATACTTCAGTTTCCTCATCCCTATGTTTCCTTTTTTTGTTCTTCCATGCTTCATGTTTAGTACCTAAATACATATATTGCATACCGAATGTTCATGTGCTGATGATCAACTTCCGTTTGTTCAGTTTGCGGGTATCAATGGAGTCCTCTACTACACACCTCAGATACTTGAGCAAGCAGGTGTCGGGGTTCTTCTATCAAACATTGGTCTAAGCTCTTCCTCTGCATCTATTCTTATTAGTGCCTTGACAACCTTGCTGATGCTTCCCAGCATTGGCATCGCCATGAGACTCATGGATATGTCAGGAAGAAGGTTAGACTTCAGATTTTGTATGATATTGTTTACTTGTGATACAATGTGGTATTGCTGAATGTGAATGAAAGAGTAACCATTCTTCCATTTTGTTTCTCATCCAGGTTTCTTCTCCTTTCGACAATCCCTGTCTTGATAGTAGCACTAGCTGTCTTGGTTTTGGTGAATGTTCTGGATGTCGGAACCATGGTGCACGCCGCGCTCTCAACGATCAGCGTCATCGTCTATTTCTGCTTCTTCGTCATGGGGTTTGGGCCTATCCCAAATATTCTCTGCGCGGAGATTTTCCCCACCTCCGTCCGTGGCATCTGCATAGCCATCTGCGCGCTAACCTTCTGGATCGGCGACATCATCGTGACCTACACTCTCCCCGTGATGCTCAACGCCATCGGTCTCGCTGGAGTCTTCGGAATATATGCCATCGTTTGCATACTAGCCTTTGTATTCGTCTACATGAAGGTCCCTGAGACAAAGGGCATGCCCCTGGAGGTCATCACCGAGTTCTTCTCTGTCGGGGCAAAGCAGGGCAAGGAAGCCACGGACTAGTTGCTCTGATCCGGTGATCCGCGTCGCTGGTGGTAATTTTGTGGTGTCATAACTACTACTACACTGGTTAACCTGCGATGCTTTGGTGAAGAAACTTCAAAGAGAGCAGATACGGAAGACTTTACATCGTGAGGCTGAATTGTGTTGTCGTAGGCCGGCTTTTGGAAGTAGGATATGTACTTAGATCATCTGCTCTTTTCGCTTTGGAACTTTCTATTTGTGTTATTCAGAATTTCTTGCCCATGTAACTAGTGCTGTTATCACAATTTATGTCGATTATGTGTTTGCCTTGCTCGGTTGGTTCAGTTTATCCTCTTTGTTGCCAGTTTGCCACTAGTTCTCAGTTGCTAGTCACTTCAGCAGTTTAGTTGTGCTATTAGTACTTTTTTTTTGAAATGCTATTAGTACTATTTTTGAGGATAAGTAGTGTTTCTGGGTGTATGGGAAATATGCACACAACCATTTTATGTTACTCCTTGGTTTCATAATGTAGTggatatagatttttgtaaaagTCAAACCTTTAAACTTTGGCTAAGTTTGTTGAGAAGAACATTTATATGTAGAAAGCAAAAAATATATCGTTAGATTCATCATAAGATATACTAGTTCATATTTTATATATTaagtattgtagatataaa
Proteins encoded in this window:
- the LOC123051204 gene encoding monosaccharide-sensing protein 2 yields the protein MSGAVLVAIAASIGNLLQGWDNATIAGAVLYIKKEFSLETQPLIEGLIVAMSLIGATVITTFSGAVADAVGRRPLLIASSVLYFVSGLVMLWAPNVYVLLLARLIDGFGIGLAVTLVPLYISETAPTDIRGLLNTLPQFSGSGGMFLSYCMVFTMSLMPQPDWRIMLGVLSIPSLMYFALTVFYLPESPRWLVSKGRMAEAKRVLQGLRGREDVSGEMALLVEGLGVGKDTHFEEYIIGPDDELADDGLAPDEEKLKLYGAEEGVSWIARPVRGGGQSALGSALGLMSRHGSMVSQGKSLVDPLVTLFGSVHEKMPEVMGSMRSTLFPNFGSMFSVAEQQQAKADWDAESHRDDEDYASDHGADDIEDSLNSPLISRQATSVEGKEIAAPHGSIMGGVGRSSSMQGGEAVSSMGIGGGWQLAWKWTEREGADGQKEGGFQRIYLHEEGVSGDRRGSILSMPGGDIPPGGEYIQAAALVSQPALYSKDLIEQQLAGPAMVHPSEAVAKGTKWAELFEPGVKHALFVGIGLQILQQFAGINGVLYYTPQILEQAGVGVLLSNIGLSSSSASILISALTTLLMLPSIGIAMRLMDMSGRRFLLLSTIPVLIVALAVLVLVNVLDVGTMVHAALSTISVIVYFCFFVMGFGPIPNILCAEIFPTSVRGICIAICALTFWIGDIIVTYTLPVMLNAIGLAGVFGIYAIVCILAFVFVYMKVPETKGMPLEVITEFFSVGAKQGKEATD